A window of the Hymenobacter sp. GOD-10R genome harbors these coding sequences:
- a CDS encoding Fic family protein, whose translation MSTSPLYAINPSRDVPWNALPDLPIAQALWRTPDVLEQLGQAREALGRLHGRSVAIPNQGLLINSISLQEAKASSAIENIFTTDDELYRAFSETAAERMEGPAKEVLRYREALWSGYDYLRAGSGFTRDYFIRIFREIKQVEEGLRPPFSPTIIRQGGSGFNAGKAIYTPPRGAGILEAKLDNLVAFVNDDATYPLHPLLKMAIGHFQFEAIHPFRDGNGRTGRIFNIHYLVQKGLLDYPILYLSRYILEHKEAYYGALAGVSQRGDWATWLLYMLRAVEVTANLTFEKINRILAAREAILEVVAAQKNLRRPEQLVQQIFTQPITRVKHLTQDRTYAENTAREYLNQLVALRVLEKQTLGGNHYYLNRELYSILEE comes from the coding sequence ATGTCAACTTCACCGCTGTACGCAATCAATCCCAGCCGGGATGTGCCCTGGAACGCACTGCCAGACCTGCCCATTGCTCAGGCGCTGTGGCGCACCCCGGATGTACTGGAGCAGCTTGGCCAGGCGCGCGAAGCCCTCGGGCGACTACACGGGCGCAGCGTGGCGATCCCCAACCAGGGGCTGCTGATCAACTCCATTAGCCTACAGGAAGCCAAGGCCTCCAGCGCCATCGAGAACATCTTCACCACCGACGACGAACTCTACCGCGCCTTCAGTGAAACGGCCGCCGAGCGCATGGAAGGGCCCGCCAAGGAGGTGCTGCGCTACCGCGAGGCCTTATGGAGCGGCTACGACTACCTGCGAGCGGGTTCGGGCTTTACCCGCGACTACTTCATCCGCATCTTCCGCGAGATCAAGCAGGTGGAGGAAGGGCTGCGTCCGCCTTTCTCGCCCACCATTATTCGCCAGGGCGGCAGTGGCTTCAACGCCGGCAAAGCCATCTATACCCCGCCGCGGGGAGCCGGCATCCTGGAAGCCAAGCTCGATAACCTGGTTGCCTTTGTCAACGACGATGCGACCTACCCGCTGCATCCCTTGCTGAAGATGGCCATCGGCCACTTTCAGTTCGAAGCTATTCACCCCTTCCGGGACGGCAATGGCCGCACGGGGCGCATTTTCAACATCCATTACCTGGTGCAGAAAGGGCTACTGGACTACCCAATCCTGTACCTGAGCCGCTACATTCTGGAGCACAAGGAGGCCTACTACGGCGCCCTGGCCGGGGTCTCGCAACGCGGCGACTGGGCGACGTGGTTGCTCTATATGCTCCGGGCAGTGGAAGTGACGGCCAACCTGACGTTTGAGAAGATCAACCGCATCCTGGCTGCCCGCGAGGCCATCCTGGAAGTAGTCGCCGCCCAGAAGAACCTGCGCCGCCCCGAGCAGCTGGTGCAGCAGATCTTCACCCAACCCATCACCCGCGTCAAGCACCTGACCCAGGACCGAACCTACGCCGAGAACACGGCGCGGGAGTATCTGAATCAACTCGTGGCGCTGCGGGTGCTGGAGAAGCAGACGCTGGGAGGCAATCACTATTATCTCAACCGCGAACTCTACAGCATTCTAGAAGAGTAG
- a CDS encoding tyrosine-type recombinase/integrase: MKKPTEYTSTIPRTKRAMELLFWQKKHKANAAGKAPISLRITIHGQRSEYSTKIRLLPSEWNPKAGKRRGTSQASIDTNSSLESLRARARTTLDQLLAKAEPDQVITAQQVRKAMLPNKPTPDSDPLVSELLSTIREQHYAAGNEVTYRGHGSAIAVWTRWCTDKPIRLSDLTDAKTRSFAGWLAEHYAPTSAATWLNALRAMLRKAAPTLLPNPFNDLAPKNAADQVKSRTHLTREQLELLRDLPLKAPKQQLARAVYMCQYYLHGCRISNVLELRWRDVDWQGGRVKFKAVKRGKYKDVALTEPLQRVLEPYLKGGSELVFPVLPEDYFSLDKAA; this comes from the coding sequence ATGAAGAAGCCCACGGAGTACACGAGTACGATTCCTCGCACCAAGCGGGCAATGGAGCTGTTGTTTTGGCAAAAGAAGCACAAAGCCAACGCAGCCGGCAAAGCGCCGATCTCCCTGCGCATCACCATCCATGGCCAGCGCAGCGAGTACTCCACCAAAATCCGCTTACTGCCTAGTGAGTGGAATCCGAAAGCCGGTAAGCGCCGTGGTACCAGCCAGGCGAGTATCGATACCAATTCATCCTTAGAGTCGCTTCGGGCACGCGCCCGCACCACACTCGACCAGCTGCTGGCTAAGGCCGAGCCTGACCAAGTCATCACGGCTCAGCAGGTTCGCAAGGCCATGCTGCCGAATAAGCCAACGCCGGACTCGGATCCGCTCGTGAGTGAGCTGCTCAGCACCATCCGCGAGCAGCACTACGCCGCCGGCAACGAGGTGACGTACCGTGGCCATGGTTCGGCCATTGCCGTGTGGACGCGTTGGTGCACCGACAAGCCCATCCGCTTATCGGACCTCACCGACGCCAAGACCCGCAGCTTCGCCGGCTGGCTGGCCGAGCACTATGCTCCGACCAGTGCGGCCACGTGGTTGAACGCACTGCGAGCGATGCTCCGCAAAGCGGCCCCGACCTTACTACCCAACCCCTTCAACGATCTGGCGCCAAAGAACGCGGCGGACCAGGTCAAATCACGCACACACCTCACACGAGAACAATTAGAGCTCTTACGGGACTTGCCCCTCAAAGCCCCTAAACAGCAACTAGCCCGTGCCGTCTATATGTGCCAGTATTACCTGCACGGTTGCCGCATCAGCAACGTGTTGGAGCTACGCTGGCGCGACGTGGACTGGCAAGGGGGCCGGGTGAAGTTTAAGGCCGTGAAACGCGGTAAGTATAAGGACGTGGCGCTAACCGAGCCGCTACAGAGAGTGCTGGAGCCCTACCTAAAAGGAGGTAGTGAACTAGTTTTTCCGGTGCTGCCGGAGGACTACTTCAGCCTGGACAAAGCAGCCTGA
- a CDS encoding IS110 family transposase, which yields MNLPSLFPVVGIDVSKASLAVCYQRDQQVQYLEVSNTKAGFQQLVKACGSDCLFIMEATGSYYLTLAYYLHEQKGQVAVLNPLVIKRFIQMHLGKGKSDRKDAQWLLRYGQQQAVKLWQPDETVLVECRQLEQVSEQLLKQKTMVTNSLEALQQQPVVSKLALKRLQQTCQQLAQQLRDIETELLRLLEQRYAHEMSLLCSIPGIGRKTAGLLLLFAGGFARLDNYRQLIAKAGLSPREHSSGTSVRGKVRITKMGGALIRGKLFMCSFAAKKRNTACQALYERLVGKGKNGKVALIAVCNKLLKQAFAIVKSGVPYQADFTSKLVPNP from the coding sequence ATGAATCTGCCATCACTTTTCCCCGTCGTCGGCATTGATGTGAGCAAAGCCTCGCTCGCCGTCTGTTATCAACGCGACCAGCAGGTGCAGTACTTGGAGGTCAGCAACACCAAGGCAGGCTTTCAGCAGTTAGTGAAAGCCTGTGGATCTGACTGCTTGTTCATCATGGAGGCCACCGGCAGCTACTACCTAACCTTGGCCTATTATCTGCACGAGCAGAAAGGACAGGTGGCGGTGCTCAACCCATTAGTTATCAAACGCTTTATTCAAATGCATCTTGGCAAGGGCAAGAGCGACCGCAAGGATGCCCAGTGGCTGTTGCGCTACGGCCAGCAGCAGGCTGTCAAACTGTGGCAGCCCGACGAAACCGTTTTGGTCGAATGCCGCCAGCTCGAACAAGTCAGCGAGCAACTGCTTAAGCAGAAAACCATGGTGACTAACTCCTTGGAAGCCTTGCAGCAGCAACCCGTGGTGAGTAAATTAGCCTTGAAGCGCCTGCAACAGACTTGCCAGCAACTTGCACAGCAGCTGCGTGACATTGAAACCGAGTTACTCCGGCTGCTAGAGCAGCGCTATGCCCACGAGATGAGCCTCTTGTGCTCCATTCCCGGGATTGGGCGCAAGACAGCCGGCTTGTTGCTCTTGTTTGCCGGCGGCTTTGCTCGTTTGGACAACTACCGCCAATTGATTGCCAAAGCAGGTCTCTCCCCCCGTGAGCACAGTTCAGGCACCAGTGTACGGGGAAAGGTGCGCATCACCAAGATGGGTGGGGCCTTAATCCGCGGCAAACTCTTCATGTGCAGCTTCGCGGCCAAGAAACGGAATACAGCCTGTCAGGCCTTATATGAGCGACTCGTCGGGAAAGGCAAGAATGGCAAAGTGGCCTTGATTGCCGTCTGCAACAAGCTGCTCAAGCAAGCCTTCGCCATCGTTAAATCGGGTGTGCCTTACCAAGCCGACTTTACCTCAAAACTTGTCCCGAATCCTTGA
- a CDS encoding acyl carrier protein, giving the protein MTTPIQQVIHRLLSKQLRRRLAWVTPSTRLVEDLGFELLDQVNLVWQLEKTYQIIIPDPEIDDLRTVQDVVTCVQSHLVHYVLS; this is encoded by the coding sequence ATGACTACTCCTATTCAACAGGTGATACACCGTCTACTAAGCAAGCAACTCCGTCGCCGCTTAGCTTGGGTTACCCCTAGTACCCGCTTGGTAGAAGATCTAGGATTTGAGCTGCTGGATCAGGTGAACCTAGTCTGGCAGCTGGAAAAGACGTATCAGATCATTATTCCCGATCCAGAGATTGATGATCTCCGCACCGTGCAGGACGTAGTGACCTGTGTACAAAGTCACTTGGTCCACTATGTCTTGTCCTAA
- a CDS encoding AAA family ATPase — MVITVGGIKGGTGKSTISTNLAVWLSRQGHDVLLVDADEQESSSDFTAWRGETRQGELGYTLVQLTGALVRRQVELLKPKYSHIIIDTGGRDTSSQRAALFVSDRYLLPFAPRSYEIWTLSKVLTLLSEVQEVRTIPLQTYSFLNKADTRGIDNAEAMEVLRENEELNFVDFPIVNRKAFATAASKGLSVFESTPVDEKAVAELEVLFRHITQ, encoded by the coding sequence ATGGTCATTACTGTAGGTGGTATAAAAGGAGGGACTGGCAAGTCTACTATCTCAACTAATCTGGCAGTATGGTTGTCCCGACAAGGTCATGATGTATTGCTTGTGGACGCCGATGAGCAGGAGAGTTCCTCCGATTTTACAGCTTGGCGTGGAGAAACGCGCCAGGGAGAACTAGGTTATACGCTAGTACAACTTACCGGTGCGTTGGTGCGACGCCAAGTGGAACTACTTAAGCCCAAGTACAGCCACATCATTATTGATACTGGTGGACGTGATACCTCTAGTCAACGAGCAGCCTTGTTTGTCTCTGATCGGTATCTGCTGCCATTTGCGCCGCGCTCTTACGAAATATGGACGTTATCTAAGGTGCTAACCTTACTCTCGGAAGTGCAAGAAGTGCGCACAATCCCTTTACAAACTTATTCTTTCCTGAACAAAGCGGATACTAGAGGGATAGACAATGCAGAAGCGATGGAGGTACTGCGCGAGAATGAAGAGTTGAACTTTGTTGATTTTCCTATTGTGAACCGCAAGGCTTTCGCCACAGCAGCTAGCAAAGGCCTTTCCGTTTTTGAGTCTACACCAGTGGATGAAAAGGCAGTAGCAGAGCTAGAAGTATTGTTTCGTCACATTACACAGTAA
- a CDS encoding catalase family protein yields MSLPPNYVRFADGVEEIQPNEDQLGDETVASMARVARLMFEKNRHAIRDAHAKSHGILRGELHIAPGLPEHLAQGLFKEAKTYPVIIRLSTSPGAIQPDSQPAVKGFALKIIGVEGKKFLPEEADALTQDFLLVNDTIIPTGDVKSYHDMQLRIEKLAHGPELLQTAINKVGVLADKALELLEDAGGPKKEVNMVVQAHPNHHILGETYTTLGALRYGDYVAKVSVAPLSENLKALAGQEVDVSAPGAYRDLVVDFFRTQGAEYELRAQLCTDLQTMPVEDASVDWPQDQSPYQTLGKIVLPAQEAFSPARRVYADDVLSFNPFHCLPEHQPLGSINRVRIKAYASSTTYRHATNATPKVEPTDINQLPD; encoded by the coding sequence ATGTCCCTGCCCCCTAACTACGTGCGTTTCGCCGATGGCGTCGAAGAAATCCAGCCCAACGAAGACCAGCTCGGCGACGAAACGGTGGCCTCTATGGCGCGGGTAGCGCGCCTGATGTTTGAGAAAAACCGCCACGCCATCCGCGACGCCCACGCCAAGAGCCACGGTATCCTGCGCGGCGAGCTGCACATTGCCCCTGGCCTGCCCGAGCACCTGGCCCAAGGCCTGTTCAAAGAAGCCAAAACCTATCCGGTGATCATCCGCTTGTCTACGTCACCCGGGGCCATTCAGCCCGACAGCCAGCCAGCCGTGAAAGGCTTCGCGCTGAAAATCATCGGCGTAGAAGGCAAGAAATTCTTACCGGAAGAAGCCGATGCCCTCACCCAGGATTTCTTGCTGGTGAACGATACGATCATCCCGACCGGGGACGTAAAAAGTTACCACGATATGCAACTGCGCATTGAAAAGCTGGCCCACGGCCCTGAGCTGCTGCAAACCGCCATTAACAAAGTCGGCGTGCTGGCCGATAAGGCATTAGAATTATTGGAAGACGCAGGCGGCCCCAAGAAGGAAGTGAACATGGTCGTGCAGGCGCACCCCAACCACCATATCCTGGGCGAGACCTACACTACGCTCGGGGCCCTTCGCTACGGCGACTACGTGGCCAAAGTCAGCGTAGCCCCGCTCTCCGAAAACCTGAAGGCCTTGGCGGGCCAGGAAGTTGACGTCAGCGCGCCGGGTGCCTACCGTGACCTGGTCGTGGACTTTTTTCGCACCCAGGGGGCCGAGTACGAGTTGCGCGCCCAACTTTGCACCGACCTGCAGACCATGCCCGTGGAAGATGCGTCGGTCGACTGGCCGCAAGACCAAAGCCCTTACCAAACGCTGGGCAAAATCGTGCTACCGGCCCAGGAGGCCTTCAGCCCCGCTCGCCGCGTGTATGCCGACGACGTGCTCTCCTTCAATCCCTTCCATTGCCTGCCCGAACACCAGCCCCTGGGCAGCATCAACCGCGTGCGGATCAAGGCCTATGCCTCGTCCACGACCTACCGCCACGCCACCAATGCCACGCCCAAGGTGGAGCCCACTGATATCAACCAACTACCCGACTAA
- a CDS encoding HEPN domain-containing protein: MPLKPAKLSDEDDQKFSGLLRAAYDDYKAARLLFNNDLLHPACIMANTCIEKELKARLMLLGIKSKFSHNSEKLLDKLQESDPTMALKIDKGFLKLFN, translated from the coding sequence ATGCCTCTTAAACCAGCCAAACTATCCGACGAGGACGATCAAAAATTCTCGGGGTTACTGCGGGCAGCTTATGACGATTACAAAGCAGCTAGATTATTATTCAATAATGATCTATTACATCCAGCATGTATTATGGCAAATACATGCATTGAGAAGGAGTTAAAAGCTCGCTTGATGCTACTTGGGATAAAATCGAAGTTCAGTCATAACTCAGAAAAGCTGTTAGATAAGTTGCAGGAATCAGACCCAACAATGGCCTTAAAAATTGATAAGGGATTTCTCAAATTATTTAACTAG
- a CDS encoding IS3 family transposase — MRVGRLCRLFGVSRQAFYRKEQYAQRARGQALLVLDLVLALRREIPGLGTRKLHMLLQEPLTRSGIKMGRDKLHQLLHEHGLLLRQPRQVPKTTNSLHSLRKYPNLLRNQLLTAPRQVWVSDITYLCIGLGFGYLSLITDAYSKMIMGYCLHPLLTAEGAINALDMALSHGESSQELIHHSDRGSQYCSFQYVQKLRRAGIAISMTENGDPYENAIAERVNGILKIDFHLNRVFTTFEEAQRAVEASIRNYNHLRPHMSCGYLTPAAAHASTQPLQQRWRPKVYPSRKTPTADKLGHSEPDLSTVTTSRQDY; from the coding sequence GTGCGCGTCGGGCGCCTGTGCCGTCTGTTTGGTGTGAGCCGACAAGCCTTTTACCGCAAAGAACAGTATGCGCAACGCGCCCGAGGGCAGGCGCTTCTGGTGCTGGACTTGGTGCTCGCGCTTCGGCGCGAAATACCGGGCCTAGGCACGCGCAAACTACATATGCTGCTGCAAGAGCCCTTGACCAGAAGCGGCATTAAGATGGGGCGAGACAAACTACATCAACTCTTACACGAGCATGGCCTGCTGCTGCGTCAGCCGCGTCAAGTCCCCAAAACGACGAATTCACTGCATAGTCTGCGGAAATACCCTAATCTGTTGCGGAACCAACTCCTCACCGCTCCCCGCCAAGTATGGGTCAGTGACATCACTTACTTATGTATTGGTCTCGGCTTTGGCTATCTATCCTTGATCACGGATGCATACTCCAAGATGATTATGGGCTACTGTCTGCACCCGCTGCTGACAGCGGAAGGGGCCATCAACGCCTTGGACATGGCCCTGAGCCACGGCGAAAGTAGCCAGGAACTCATCCATCACTCGGACCGGGGAAGCCAATATTGCAGTTTCCAGTACGTGCAAAAGCTGCGGCGAGCGGGTATTGCCATCAGCATGACAGAAAACGGGGATCCGTATGAGAATGCCATTGCCGAACGGGTGAACGGCATCTTAAAAATTGACTTTCACCTGAACCGGGTATTCACTACGTTTGAGGAGGCGCAACGGGCAGTCGAGGCGAGTATCCGCAATTACAACCACCTGCGGCCCCACATGAGTTGCGGGTACTTAACACCGGCGGCGGCACACGCCAGCACTCAACCGCTACAGCAACGTTGGAGGCCCAAAGTATACCCTTCTCGTAAAACACCTACAGCCGATAAGCTAGGCCATAGCGAGCCTGATTTATCGACAGTGACAACCTCTCGTCAGGACTACTAA
- a CDS encoding recombinase family protein, giving the protein MKAAIYARVSTRDKGQDNENQLRELRAFAERLGYSVCKEYTDQDSGSKADRPQFKQMFLDAHQRRFDVVLFWALDRFSREGVAETLGYLQNLSVSGVQFKSFTEQYLDSTGIFKDAVIGILAAIAKQERVRLSERTKAGLVKARLKGSKIGRPTVDASLVARVKRLKEAGTSDRAIGKALGISAASVKKYSAT; this is encoded by the coding sequence ATGAAGGCAGCCATCTACGCCCGCGTGAGCACCCGCGACAAAGGCCAGGACAACGAGAATCAGCTGCGTGAGCTACGGGCCTTCGCCGAGCGGCTCGGCTACTCTGTCTGTAAAGAGTACACCGACCAAGACAGTGGCAGCAAAGCCGACCGGCCGCAGTTCAAGCAGATGTTTCTGGATGCCCACCAGCGCCGCTTCGACGTGGTGCTGTTTTGGGCCCTCGACCGTTTCAGCCGAGAAGGCGTAGCCGAAACCCTAGGTTACCTGCAAAACCTGTCTGTCTCGGGGGTGCAGTTCAAGAGCTTTACGGAGCAGTACCTGGATAGCACGGGTATTTTCAAAGATGCCGTCATCGGTATTCTAGCGGCCATTGCCAAGCAGGAACGGGTGCGCCTCAGCGAACGAACGAAAGCCGGCCTGGTGAAAGCTAGGTTAAAGGGCTCGAAAATCGGCCGGCCAACTGTGGATGCGTCACTGGTGGCACGGGTGAAGCGGTTGAAGGAAGCTGGCACCTCTGATCGGGCCATTGGTAAGGCCCTCGGTATATCGGCTGCCAGCGTGAAGAAGTACTCAGCTACCTAG
- a CDS encoding transposase, which produces MQDHIRDLLHRFQYSEQLKETAAFRILLGGEDPSHVMADLDIHNSYTLRNWVSQYQHKIQTGLFVAPAMTRTQKQDVHALQQCNQELTQLLQEANLLILALNTMIEVAEQELKISIRKKSGTKRSHG; this is translated from the coding sequence ATGCAAGACCACATTCGTGACCTGCTCCACCGCTTCCAGTATAGCGAACAACTGAAAGAAACGGCGGCATTCCGTATCCTTCTTGGCGGGGAAGATCCGAGCCACGTCATGGCTGACCTGGACATCCACAATAGTTACACACTGCGCAACTGGGTGAGTCAGTATCAGCACAAGATCCAGACGGGCTTGTTCGTTGCGCCTGCCATGACACGCACCCAGAAACAGGATGTTCACGCGCTGCAGCAGTGCAACCAAGAGCTGACGCAACTGCTGCAGGAGGCTAATCTGCTTATCCTCGCCCTCAACACCATGATCGAGGTGGCCGAACAAGAGTTGAAGATCTCGATTCGAAAAAAGTCTGGCACCAAACGGTCTCACGGCTGA
- a CDS encoding NHL repeat-containing protein has protein sequence MVLRFLSWLVVLVLLGPAGLAQPTRTVTTLAGRPKQRGAADGAGTNAQFNRPMGIAVAPDGSVYVADTDNHTLRCISPTGVVTTVAGRAGVKGSADGAGAAACFTFPVGVAVDAHGTVYVADAGNHTIRRVTPVGQVSTIAGLAGQKGRTDGAGSEARFNMPHGLAVAPDGTLYVADTENHTLRQLTPEGRVSTWAGQAVQKGSTDGERAAARFFHPTGLALDASGTVYVVDNGNHVIRAVPAVGPVRTLAGQAGKHGSADGVGAAARFYWPNGIAVTAAGELYVADNVNATIRQITAAGIVTTVAGTAHHWGSQDGPAADAQFEFPFGIAVDMAGLVLYITDTKNHCVRRLQ, from the coding sequence ATGGTCCTGCGCTTCCTTTCTTGGCTCGTCGTACTCGTGCTGCTTGGCCCAGCGGGCCTGGCCCAACCCACGCGAACGGTCACGACGCTAGCCGGCCGTCCTAAGCAGCGCGGCGCGGCAGATGGAGCGGGCACGAACGCCCAATTCAACCGGCCCATGGGCATTGCCGTGGCCCCGGATGGCAGCGTGTATGTCGCCGACACGGATAATCATACCCTGCGCTGCATCAGCCCTACGGGCGTGGTCACGACCGTGGCCGGGCGGGCAGGGGTGAAGGGTAGCGCCGATGGAGCGGGGGCTGCCGCTTGCTTCACCTTTCCCGTGGGAGTAGCTGTCGATGCCCACGGTACAGTGTACGTAGCCGATGCGGGCAATCACACCATCCGCCGCGTGACTCCAGTGGGGCAGGTGAGCACCATCGCAGGCCTAGCCGGGCAGAAGGGCCGCACCGATGGAGCGGGTAGCGAAGCCCGGTTCAACATGCCCCATGGCCTAGCGGTGGCCCCTGACGGAACGCTCTACGTCGCCGATACCGAGAACCATACGCTGCGTCAACTCACCCCAGAGGGGCGGGTGAGCACCTGGGCCGGGCAGGCCGTGCAGAAAGGTAGCACGGACGGGGAACGCGCCGCTGCCCGTTTCTTCCATCCCACGGGTCTAGCCTTAGACGCGAGTGGCACGGTGTACGTGGTCGACAATGGCAATCACGTGATTCGGGCGGTTCCGGCGGTAGGCCCGGTGCGAACGCTGGCCGGCCAGGCAGGCAAACACGGCAGCGCGGATGGGGTCGGCGCCGCGGCGCGCTTTTACTGGCCCAACGGGATTGCCGTTACGGCAGCGGGCGAACTCTACGTGGCGGATAACGTGAACGCGACCATCCGCCAGATCACCGCGGCGGGCATCGTCACGACCGTAGCGGGCACAGCGCACCACTGGGGCAGCCAGGACGGGCCGGCCGCCGACGCGCAGTTCGAGTTCCCCTTTGGGATAGCGGTAGATATGGCGGGGCTGGTGCTTTATATAACCGATACGAAGAACCACTGCGTGCGCCGGCTTCAATAA
- a CDS encoding alpha/beta hydrolase, protein MKRRFLPFLPQAFRLAPLALAATLLALPLTSCDDDSDANDPKTTLIQPTGSAPTYAPNIDAQMLAVLEQFMSYGTPALPTLSPRQARMAPSVTDAVQDLLKKNNLAPTPPNVTVTQQVLPKNYTPQSAADGILVRIYKPAGVSGSLPVIVYYHGGGWVIGSLDVYEPSAKALAANTGAIVVSVDYRLSPEAKFPAAHEDAYAAYKWAKENATNFGGNAAKVAVAGESAGGNMAVGVCLLAKERGLALPIHQLLVYPVANNDLNTASYNQYANAMPLSKANIEYFTQNYFTTPADGNNRLISLTDVANLSGLPAATIIAAEIDPLQTEGKQLADKLTQVGVANQYQLYSGTTHEFFGTYAVVPKAEEAQQFAATRLKAAFQ, encoded by the coding sequence ATGAAACGACGTTTTCTGCCCTTTCTGCCCCAGGCGTTCCGCCTGGCGCCCCTGGCCCTGGCCGCCACCTTGCTCGCCCTGCCCTTGACCTCGTGTGACGACGACAGCGACGCGAACGATCCGAAGACGACGCTGATCCAGCCCACCGGGTCAGCGCCCACCTACGCGCCGAACATCGACGCGCAAATGCTGGCCGTGCTGGAGCAGTTTATGAGCTACGGCACCCCCGCGCTGCCCACGCTTTCCCCCCGGCAAGCGCGCATGGCGCCCAGCGTAACGGATGCCGTGCAGGACCTGCTCAAGAAAAACAACTTGGCGCCCACCCCGCCCAACGTGACGGTGACTCAACAGGTATTGCCCAAAAACTACACGCCCCAGTCAGCCGCCGACGGCATCCTGGTGCGCATCTACAAACCCGCCGGCGTGTCGGGCTCCTTGCCCGTGATTGTGTATTACCACGGCGGGGGCTGGGTGATTGGCTCGCTTGACGTGTATGAGCCTTCGGCCAAGGCCCTGGCCGCCAACACGGGCGCCATCGTGGTATCGGTGGATTACCGCCTCTCGCCGGAGGCTAAGTTCCCGGCTGCCCACGAAGATGCGTATGCGGCCTATAAGTGGGCCAAAGAAAACGCCACCAACTTCGGCGGCAACGCGGCCAAAGTCGCCGTTGCGGGCGAAAGCGCCGGCGGCAACATGGCCGTGGGCGTGTGCCTGCTGGCCAAGGAGCGGGGCCTGGCGCTGCCCATTCACCAACTGTTGGTCTATCCCGTCGCCAATAACGACCTGAACACGGCTTCCTACAACCAGTACGCCAATGCCATGCCCTTGAGCAAGGCCAACATTGAGTATTTCACCCAGAACTACTTCACCACCCCAGCGGACGGCAACAACCGCCTGATCTCGCTGACGGACGTGGCGAACTTGAGCGGGTTGCCCGCCGCTACCATCATTGCCGCCGAAATCGACCCGCTGCAAACCGAAGGCAAGCAGCTCGCCGACAAGCTCACCCAAGTAGGCGTGGCCAACCAGTACCAGCTCTACAGCGGCACCACCCACGAGTTCTTCGGCACGTACGCCGTAGTACCCAAAGCCGAAGAAGCCCAGCAGTTTGCCGCCACCCGCCTCAAAGCGGCCTTCCAATAA
- a CDS encoding tyrosine-type recombinase/integrase — translation MASSSEVTPTSPALPSLSALAEHTARYVEAGLSGAANTAKAYAGDLKRFGAWCTAHELEPLPASVDTLAGFVTHLAQTGKKVATIQRHCAAVSKAHALRGLDSPTDDKKFKILLEGISRVKGVRQKQAPAFTLAAFKRIVKGIDAQTVAGQRDKVLLLLGFSGAFRRSELSALNIEDLSFAEEGLLVDLKRSKTNQLGENEEKAIFYSPELPLCPIRSLQSWLKTLGRSQGPLLVSLRKNSHLTDRRLTDKHVNLIVQRYLGAKFTAHSLRASFVTIAKLAGADDSEVMNQTKHKTSEMIRRYTRLDNVRQHNAAQKLGL, via the coding sequence ATGGCGTCCTCTTCCGAAGTTACCCCCACATCACCCGCGCTCCCTTCTTTGTCTGCGCTCGCCGAGCACACCGCCCGCTACGTGGAAGCAGGTTTGTCCGGGGCCGCCAACACGGCCAAGGCCTACGCCGGCGACCTGAAGCGCTTCGGGGCCTGGTGCACGGCGCACGAGCTCGAGCCGCTACCTGCTTCGGTGGATACTTTGGCAGGCTTTGTCACGCATTTAGCTCAGACCGGCAAAAAGGTCGCGACCATTCAACGCCACTGCGCCGCCGTGAGCAAGGCCCATGCCTTGCGTGGACTCGACTCACCTACTGATGACAAGAAGTTTAAGATCCTGTTGGAAGGCATCAGCCGGGTCAAGGGCGTGCGGCAGAAGCAAGCCCCCGCTTTTACACTAGCGGCCTTCAAGCGCATTGTCAAAGGAATCGATGCGCAAACGGTCGCCGGTCAACGAGACAAAGTGCTATTGCTACTCGGCTTCTCGGGGGCATTCCGCCGCTCCGAGCTCTCGGCCCTCAACATCGAGGACTTGAGCTTCGCCGAGGAAGGATTGCTCGTGGACTTGAAAAGGAGCAAGACCAACCAACTCGGCGAAAACGAGGAGAAAGCCATCTTCTACTCGCCGGAGTTACCGCTCTGCCCCATTCGATCGCTGCAAAGCTGGCTGAAAACGCTCGGCCGGTCGCAGGGACCCTTGCTCGTGTCCTTGCGCAAAAACAGTCACCTCACGGACCGGCGCCTGACTGATAAGCACGTCAATTTAATTGTGCAACGCTACTTAGGTGCCAAGTTCACGGCACACTCGCTGCGGGCTTCTTTCGTGACTATTGCCAAACTGGCCGGGGCGGATGACTCGGAGGTCATGAACCAGACCAAACACAAAACCAGCGAGATGATTCGCCGCTATACCCGCCTGGACAATGTGCGCCAGCATAATGCGGCCCAAAAGCTCGGGTTGTAG